The Cuculus canorus isolate bCucCan1 chromosome 26, bCucCan1.pri, whole genome shotgun sequence genomic sequence ctcgcagGAGAAcgtttctgcctaagatctcatctcaatctcccctctttcagctggaaacaaaCTGTAAAGTGATGTAGAAGTACCATTCTGGGGGACGCAGTTGATGCAAGTAGCTCCTCGCTGGGGAACAGCATGGAtatccaggctaaaccaccGGTGTTCGGGAAAAAACTGAGTTTCATCATGGAAACTTGCCTGGGAGCTTCACAATCTTCATTCCCCCCACCTCGTACGTGACAATACCTAGCAGCAAACCAATCTGATAGATGCTGGCAGAGCTCCCAGCCGCCACAGCACTCGGAGTCTAGAAAAAGGATTAATATTATCTAGCTGGTACAAAGGGAGCCCACGTTCTGCTTGCTTCAGACCTGGTTGAGGGGGAGAAGTGTCTGCACACGCTCGAGGGGAACATCTggcatttgctttcctttccggcagccccagccctgcacccagGCAGCTTCGCCCTGGCCGAGCAGCGCAGCCGTTGGGATGATGTTTGTAAAGCATTTGGAGATCCTTCTGCAGGGGAAATGGTGTTGGGTGTACCCCAGTGTTCCTCTGTCCCGTGGAAATCCTCCAAAGCTCCAACCCAGAAGCCTGGGAGCTGCCATCCCTCGTGAGAAAGTGGCTCCAAATGAATAAGTGCTTTGCTAGAGCCCAACTGGTTCGTTTTCCCAGTTAACGCAGCCATTTATTCTTCAGGGGAGTGGCGAGGAACCCCGGGTGCCCCCACCCAAGCTCTGTTTGCAGAGAGACTTGTGCTAATCCTTCTGCTTTCCGGCGTGGTGCGAGCAGGACCCCGTTGTGCCACCTGGGCTGGGCGACCTAACGGCCGGTGGAAAAGTACCATGGGAGGCTTTGCCAAAGAGCCGATATCCCTGTGTTTTGCTCCTCTCGGTCACACaggctcttctctttctccctttctcctctgtCGCTGCTGAAAGCCCCGATTCAGCTTCACCAGGCTTGGGTGGTGCAAACTCTTGGACGCAAAGGGTGTAAAATCATACTGAGCTGGAAACTCATCTTAAAAGCTGGGAATATCTCCTTGGGAGGCTTAGGGCTCGATGGGGCTGTCCTTAGCCAGGAGGATCCTTGCTTCCAGGTGATATCACCTCAAGTCTGAAGAAGCCCTTGCTTTTCTGCAAGTCTGGTTGCCCCAAAAGGCTCTCAATGAACAGAAAAGgtaggaatcatagaattgtttggttggaaaagacctttgaaattgagtccaaccgtacctgtctactaccaaaccatgtccctgagcacctcatctacccgtattttaaatacctccagggatggtgactccaccaccccgctgggcagcctctgccagggcctgagaacctttttaatgaagacatttttcctgatgtccaatctgaacctcccctggtgcaacttgaggccgtttcctctcatcctatctcttgtcgcttgggagaagagcccagcacccacttggctacgacctcctttcaggcagttctAGACAGCggtaaggtctcccttcagcctccttttctccaggctaaacaaccccaggtccctcagctgctcctcatacgttttattctccagccccttcatcagcttcgttgctcttctcaTGGGAAGACCAAGCGTGGCTGATCTCTCTTGGAAACCCAAACCCTAGTGCTGGAAGAAGCCCAAAGTGGGAACAGAATTGGGCAAAACCATCATCTACAGTGGTGTAAGCATCCCTGCTTTCTCTTGCAGAGATCCCCCTCCGTGCCGTGCTTTGACATCGGCCGGTGGGAATGTCTCATCGCAGCCGGAGCCTCCCGAACGTCCTTGCTCTCCCTGCCAGAGAGAAAGGCCAACTCCCCCGTGCAGGGAGCTGGAGGCAGAGCCCAGATGCTGCAGCTCCTTTCCATGCCTCCCACCTACCCACTGCCAGGGAGGGCACTGCTGGGGGGGCTGTGGCGAGGCTGCAGCGAGGTGACCGCGGGCGACAGGTGTGGTGCCCCTCTCGTCCCTGCACTTCATAATTTTGGGCTTTCGAACACAAAGTAATGAAccagctccatatccttcttacgctggaatcctcagcgtaaggagatggagctgccggaacgggtccagaggaggctacaaagatgatccgagggttggagAACtttccctacgaggacaggctgagagagttgggggtgttcagcctggagaagagaaggctccgaggagaccttggagtgaccttccagtacctgaaggggctgcaagaaaactgaggaggggctgttcataagggcttgtggggataggatgagggggaatggggataaactggagaggggcagatttagactagccattaggaataatttcttcaccacggagtgatgaggccctggcccaggttgcccagagcagtggtggctgccccatccctggaggggttccaggccaggttggatggggcttggagcccctgatccagtgggaggtatccctgcccatggcaggggtggaactggatgatcgttaaggtcccttccaacccagactattctacgattctatctttctatgattccatgtacCCCAGAGCCTGTCGGCTTGGACACCCTGTACCTGACTTCAAAGTCCTTTTTCTTTGccctgtttcctttttcttccaagacTGGAGCGTCTCAACACGAACCCATCCATATATGCTTCGCTCCTAACtccttttcctgtaaaaatacTTGTCTTATCTCACGACTTTCCCTTCTGTGAGAGGTCTGCCATAAATTACCGCAGGCAGACGGCTTTGGAAGCACTTCCAGGGCTCTTTGCTGTGGATTCCTCTCTGCCTTTGACTGCTCTTAATAAATGGTGCCCAGaccagaacagaagaaagaggaggaatgtGCTTGGATTTTTGTGAGAGGCAGCAAGAGAGTTTCCCATGGGAACGACAGTCTGCAAAGCTGCATTTTGCCGCATCTCATGGAATCGTTAAgattggagaagacctccaagatccTCAAGTCCAATTTGCCCCTCAACTTGTCCATCAAGTGCCCCCTTTCCTTTTCGTTCCCCagtgtggtttgggttggaagggacctcaaagcccatccagtcccaccccgtgccatgggcagggacacctcccactggatcaggggctccaagccccatccaacctggcctggaacccttccagggatgcagcagccaccactgctctgggcaacctgggccagggaaaATAATTCCTCCtgatatctcatctcaatctcccatctttcagatttaaaccgttccccctcatcctctccctgccctccctgatccagagcccctccccagctttcctggagcccctttcagcactggaagctgctctaaggtctccccagaagGTTTCCTGCAGATGACAAGAGCATCCACAATAAGAACAGTAAATAGTGAGAATCCTCAAGGGTTTTTAAGACCTCTCAATCCTTTTGCTTTACGGTTTAGCTTGCCTCTCTTTGGGAAGCATCCGCGCTCCCCAAAATGCAAATCTGAGTGCTCCTTTGCTCCAAGTTTTTCTGCGCTTCCCTCCAAAGCATCTTTCTAATAAATGGGTACCAAAACtgagggagaaggggaacaCTGGTCCGATGAAGCCTGGTGCTTGGGATGTCCTTGCGTTTCCCACCCCCTGTTTAGCTCCGTGTAGCGAAATCGTTCCCACTGCTCTGGTTTGCAAATGTTGTGTAGGTCAAGCTGAAGATTTTTCttggctccagccctgggagTTCTTGCCAAGTATGTGGTTTATTGCATGCAAATGTTAGTCAACAGTTACATTATCCAAAGGCagcccttttttcttctttttctttcttttttttttttagcttgaaaTGAATGCTTTGGCACAAACAAGTGTAAATGTTATGTCAGTGTTAGACACAATTTAATCTTGATGGATACGCTAGCGGCGGAGCGTGACACCAATTGACAGACATTAAATGATGCTTTCTGTTCCTAGTTGTATCCAAACAGGAGTTCTGCTTCGTTAAGGCTGATTAAAACTCCACGTTTCCCTATTTAGGGTGggagttttctcttctgtgttaaTCAAGGGGATATTTATCACTGGGAAAGCCTGGCATGTCGTTTCCTTTGTTGTGATTAATGCTTTTAACACTCTCGGATGGTTTGGTTATCCGAAGGgtacagccttttcttttcGTCCTCGTGCTTTGCgcttggaagggaaaaggaaaaaccaaCTGGAAGTCTCTCCTCTGTCCATAACGAAACCGTTGCAGAGAAAAGGGTTGGGAGTagaggagggagggcagggctgAGCCAGCTGAGATGCTTCTCCATGGCagaggctgggaaggagcaggagctgctgcctgcatccctgcctccaACCGGCATCGATTTCAGCCCCAGAACCTGCTTTGGCAGATGCTCACGCTGCAAAACCCATGGGCTTTGGCGTGCAGGAGGCTTTTGGTTTGGGTTAGGAATAGGGCAGATCCTTTGAGCAACAGGATTAGTGCGGCAGGAGGAGAATGGACTtccagtcacagaatcacagaatcaccaggttggaaaggacccattggatcatcgagtccaaccattcctaacactccctaaaccatgtccctcagcacttcatccacccgttccttaaacacctccagggaaggggactcgaccacctccctgagcagctgttccagtgcccgatgactctttctgtgaagaatttttttctgatatccaacctgaacctcccctgacggagcttcaggccattccctcttgtcctgtcccttgggagaagagcccagctccctcctctccacaacctcctttcagggagttggagagagtaataaggtctcccctcagcctcctcttctccaggctgcgGGGACCACTGCTTGTCCCTGCCTCTCACAAAGGGTCACCCCATGTCCAGGAGCTGTTGTTCCCCTCCACGAAACCTCCAAGTGAAGGCGATGGAGCCTGGTGAGCTGCATCTACCTGAGGGTTTAGCTGCTGAGCATCCAGCACCAGCCTCCCAAGGCAACGGGAGCTCCCCTGAAATCCCATTTTTACCCTCTTGTTGCCTGCTTTGGCTTTcgtttttttatttttgaattttaaagCTACTAAAAGACACAATTGAGGGGGGGAATAATGGTATTTCAGCTCCCTTTCAGTGCAGGAAAAGTtgctgctgccaacagcagagGCGAGGGAGGGTGTGCATGGGCAGGCTGTGACCCAAGGTCAGtccctctctgcctctgtaTGAGGGGAAAACGCTCGCACCGATGGCTCCCGGGATGAATCCTCCTTATTATGGTCCTCTggagcccagagctgccccTGATTGCTCTGATGTGGTTGCAGAACTGGAAGGCAGGGGCTGAAATTAAAACTGGGATCAGTTCACGTAGAGGAAAGCTCTGGAAGCCCCTGGAATTGTGTTTAAATTGTGGGATTACGGGTAATTTGGGGTCGATAGAGAAAGTATTTCATGatataaacttttattttggGGCAATAGTCACCTGTTTCATGCATGTGGGAGAGTGAATGGGTGCTCAGTGGCTTTCTATATGTGAGTGGCTGAGTGATGGAGCAGCGTTTGGTGCTGAGCACTTAGAAATAGCGATGAATGATGATTTACCACCCGCAAAACCCGTTAAATTGGTGCTTGTGACAATTCATTGTGCAAAACTCTCTCGAGGGCAGCATCTGTCGCAGTTGTTCGTGTGAGAACCTGGTGCTGGGCGAACAGTCGCGGGCATTTCGGATGAGGAGCAACCAATACAATGTTTTGGTCACTCCAGTTTCTCTTCCTTGATTTGCTGGTGTTCTtgaggccagggtggatggggtttggagcccctgatccagtgggaggcatccctgctcatggcagggagtggaactggatgggctttgaggtcccttcccacccactCCACGATTTTGTGGCACAAACAGGGATTAAAACAAAAGCCCAAAcccatggcaaaaaaaaaccccacagggGAAGCTTGCTTTTAATAAAGACTCTGCAGTTTTTATTCCAAAGGACACTGCACATCAGGTAAGATAGTATCaaaaatatgtacaaaaaaTAGCAACTATTTGCTTTATACCAGCAGAGTTAAGTGTAAGCTGTCGGGTGTTGAACCAACAAAGGTATTTTACTGCTTGTAAACCATCCGCGggggaaataaaagcagctgacAGAAACGTTTTCCCAAAGAAGCATCCAAGAAGTTGAGTTTATAGCTCGTTTTCAGTTTACATCTTATTGTCCCAGCCCAATTCAGTCCTTCCCAGCAGAAGATGCCCgtccctgctgctcttctgccgTCGGTGCAAAGCACACGCTCTAACCCCTGTTCAGGAGCTGGATATCCTGGATGCTCCAAGGATGCTATTGAGGAGAAGCTATAGGATGCTGTTGAGGAGCTGGATATCCTGGATGCTCCAAGGATTCTATTCAGGAGCAGCTATGGGATGCGGTTCAGGAGCTGGATATCCTGAATGCTCCAAGAATTCTATTGAGGAGCAGCTATGGAATGCTTTTGAGGAGCTGGATATCCTGGATGCTCCAAGGATGCTATTGAGGAGCAGCTATGGAATGCTTTTGAGGAGCTGGATATCCTGGATGCTCCAAGGATGCTATTGAGGAGCAGCTATGGAATGCTTTTGAGGAGCTGGATATTCTGGATGCTCCAAGGATGCTATTGAGGAGCAGCTATGGAATGCTTTTGAGGAGCTGGATATCCTGAATGCTCCAAGGATTCTATTCAGGAGCAGCTATAAGATGCTTTTAAGGAGCTGGATATCCTGGATGCTCCAAGGATTCTATTCAGGAGCAGCTATAGGATGCTATTCAGGAGCTGGATATCCTGGATGCTCCAAGGATTCTATTGAGGAGCAGCTATAAGATGCTTTGGAGGAGCTGGATATCCTGGATGCTCCAAGGATTCTATTGAGGAGCAGCTATGGAATGCTTTTGAGGAGCTGGATATCCTGGATGCTCCAAGGATGCTATTCAGGAGCTGGATATCCTGGATGCTCCAAGGATTCTATTCAGGAGCAGCTATAGGATGCTATTCAGGAGCTGGATATCCTGGATGCTCCAAGGATTCTATTCAGGAGCAGCTATAGGATGCTATTCAGGAGCTGGATATCCTGGATGCTCCAGGATCCTACTCAGAAGCTGCTAATCCAGTGTATTTAGTGCAAATATAGCATCTCTGCCTTAATTTAAGCAGcatccttccaacccaaaccatcctatgatccCAAGGGTCCGGATAACCCCATGGGAGTTCAGCACAACCTCCGCTCCCTGTGGATGCGAGCGTGGGCTTGGCTTTGAGACCATAAGGGACTTTTTGTTCGGTTCCAAAGCAGCAGATAAGCAAAGTGCAAAGTGGatgagcagcagggctggggttgAAACACTTTGCAACAGTGGAAGAAGGTGACCTTCTTCCCGGAGTGTCGGCTGCGGGAGAACAGGCTGGGGGACGCGCAGCAgtggagagcaggagctggaagaaaaatgttatctcCAGATATTAGAGGTCACTTCCAGACAATTAGAAAGACCGAGCGTCCTCCAAATTGAGCGAACAGCTTTGATAACGAGAGCAGCTGAATATCTGCGCCACAAAGGGGTTCAGTTTGCGCgttctcctctccccatcctcccttccccttaGCTTTGCCTTCTCCACGTACCCAGAGCAGCTCCACGTGGGACCTTGCAGGATGTGGATCTATTAGAAAGCCAAAAGATCCTTTCCCAAACAATCTTATTAACCGAGACAGCTCTAAGCAGCTTCTTATTGTCATCTAATCACCTGCATTTCCCTCCTGCAGGAGGGAACCGGACCACTGGGGTTTGTAAttctctttcagaaacacaggCACATttctggagagggaaaaaaactctgtgtatttttgtttcagaaggtTAAATTTGCTCCCGCAGGGCTCACGCAAGCTGAGAAACAGCGGTTGAGGTGTTTCCTCTCAgaaatcacatttatttctaCACTCTCTCCCATGGACTTGGCgaaaatgaaagttttaagTATGATTTGTTATAGAAGAACTAAATATTTGCTAATCTGCTAGTGCAAGTAGTTGTCATCTCATTAAAAGTCATTACAAAGTTATCACCCTCTTGCTACCCTGCGTTAGGAAATGGGCTGATTTCACTCTCAAAGAGGGAATTTGCTGCGTTGAAAGCTGATGGCAGCCTTGAACGAGGAGCTGTTGCTATTTTCAATAGCTTAGACGGGAACGTTCAAACGGCGTCAACACCCGGATATGCAAAACTCATCTGTCATTGCGCTATTGTCCGTGTTCCCGAGGctttctggtttggtttctcAAGGCTCTTAAGGCACCGGCAGTGGCAGTTGATATCGCGGCAAGGGATGAGGTTGTGGGGGGGGTTAAGCTGGGGCGGCCACCTGAGCTCAGGTAATGACAAACCAGGCtatgagaaacctgatccagtgggaggtgtccctgcccatggcaggaggggggactggatgggctttgaggtcccttccaacccaacccatgctacgattctatgaaacctGCTCCCTGGTTGCAGCTCTGTGGCCATCAGGCACTTAATTTGTTGATGCTCATGGCAGAAAGGGGTTTAATCCTCCCTAAAAGCGCGTTGCCCCAGGTGGAGGTTGTTGTCCTGCCTTACAGAATGCAGAAATTTTGTGTGTGGGGCTCTAAGATCCCTCTGGGACCACAACCAGCGATGCTATCAATGacagaaatgcaatattttttggcctttttttgttcttttaagcTTAATTTTTAGCTCATGCAACGGTTGGTGGCCCCAGTGGCTGAGCTGGGGCTGTGTTGGTGCCAACGCAGGATGCTCAGTTTGCTTTTTGCCCCCTCAGCAAGGGGCAAAGACGATGtaggagggacagaggggagcGATCGCTGTCTCTGTGGCTggatagaatggtttggattggaagggaccataaaggtCATCCGGTCCAACCCCCCCTGCAGTGATCGGGGCCATCTTCAACCACATCAAgttgctcagaaccccatccaacctgaccttgaatggTTCCAGGGgtgaggcagccaccaccgctctgggcaaaGCATCCCTTTCTGTTCCTGAAAGAACCTGCAATGTTTTCCGGCTGCAGATTGGCATCAGATCAGTGCTACCACAGAATCttagcatagtttgggttggaagggaccttaaagatcatccagttccaacctccctgctatgggcaggaagatcccactagatcaggctgctatCAAGCTCTCTGATTTACACActcttaaaatctttttttttttggctttttctttgtttttttactgttagCAACAAGAGAGGCTTGTGAGGCAACTGGAAGATGCTGATCGTTACGGTGAATGCAGTCTTCCTCTCCTAATAAGCACTAGAAAGAGCGATGCAGTATTAAAACCCCcacatttttaagagaaaaagatgctttctgcttaaaaaaaaaaaaaaaagcagttaccACCAGGAGGGATTCCAGCCATTCAGGTAGTAGAGGCACGGCAGGTACTGCCAACCACCCCGCAGCGCCAGGAGCGATGCTCCGGGCATCTCAGCCGCTTTCTGCCCCACCAGCCGCGTGTCCAATCTGCTGATTTCCGAGGCGACCTGTTTCCTCTTGGTTTTATACCTCCTGTTCTGGAACCAGATTTTCACCTGGGTTTCGGTGAGGTGCAGGTTTTTGGCCAAGTGGGCACGCTCGGGTGCCGAGAGGTATTTTTGGTGGCTGAATTTCCGCTCTAATTCGATGACTTGGGTGTGGGAGAACGCCGCCCGCGAGCGCTTCGCCTGCTTGGGGGGGTGCTGGGCACATTCTGACAGGTAGGTCTCCGCTGTGGCATCTGTGGGAGGAAAGAGATGAGATTTATCTGCCTGGAAAAAGCCCGAATCGattgctttttcccttccagaaaacaaaatattcatatttttgttaTAAAACCATTACCATTCATCCTATTGCTGCACACTTCAGGGCAGGAATATGAtgaagggaatggttttcagctgaaaaaggggagattgagatcacatcttaggaagaaattcttcatgatgaggattttgcccaggtcgcccagagcagtggtggctgccccatccctggaggggttccaggccaggttggatggggtttggagcccctgatccagtgggaggtgtccgtgcccatggcaggggtgggactggatgggctttgagatcccttcccacccaaatcattccatgattctatgatgttatcttggaaatattttcattgaggGGAGTGAAGACCATCTTAAAGTCATTTAAGGGAGTTTTTCCTCCCTAAATCactcttttttaattcatagaCGCACGCGTTGAGTACAAACATACATTCAAGGGTCTGAAATAATGCAGAAAGGGATATTTTGAGATGCTGGTGGAGCTCTGCCTCAAACCTCACGGTACTTTTGGTGCAAACACTATGGCATCGACAGCTCCTGAGATATTTATTGCAGAATTCATACTATCATGCACTTCACTCCTCTCCCTTGTGCCTAGGGGAAAATCCTGATCcctgaagaaaacaagtttctgtCCTCAGGATATGGAAAATAaactcctttctcctctctttcatgACTCTAAGGCTGCGCCAAGAAATTTTAGGGCAGATTTTTAAACCTTTATTACACCTaagggctgcagagctgcacttGAATCCGAACTCCAAAGCAGCACCGCAGTTTTTGCCTCCTATTTATTTCTTGCGGCATCGTTTGGTCACCAGAAAGGTTCTGTGCTCCTTGGGAAGCATCACCTGTACCTGTTAAGACTTCTTAAGTTCATTTATTTATGCAATTAGTTCTTTTCTGCGTGTTCCTCAGCTTGGGATAAAAATAGGCTaatttttcccccccctttaGTCGTTTCTTAGTATCTTTTCTTAAGATGTGAACAGAATGCAACGGGCTTCATTCCCAGCTTATGTAAATCATGGTCATCTCACCGAAAGCCTGGGATTTCACTTTCTGGGAGATTCAGTATGacttttaatgatttttcataCAATAAGCCCGGTGCCTGTTGCTGAATTTGCTTTTAAGTAGAAGCGTCTTTTAATAGAATTGAATTGTAAAGCCAAAATTCCCCTGGCAAGGGCTCTCTTAGCAAGAACGAGCTGGTCACTAGAGAGTTCTAAATTGCTTTTTTGGCTGTTGCAGCTCAGCTCAGGGTTGTTTGGGCAAGGAATGGCTGAGTCTCCTCCGGCAGTGCCGATCGGGCTTGTGCTACTGCAGACAAGAGCTTAAAAGAATTTGTTTCTGAGTGAGCTTCGCTCCTGCAGTGAAATGATGTTCCCTGCAACGGATTTCGTGGTTGCAGACTCTTAAGAGGTGCTGGGAGTGTagtgggaagaggagcaggGTTGTTAATTAGTAAAGGCAGAAAAACCCTAAGAAATTCGGGGCTGAGCACCCGTGGAAGCTGAGTCCTGCTGCAAACAGCATAAATTCAACCTGAGAACTTTGTAAAGACCCCCCCCAGATCTGAGCACCGAGGAGCTCAGCCCATAGGTGAAAGCATCGTGCCCCTGGGAAAACCCTGATccccaaagaaaacaagtttttgtCCTCCGGCTACAGAGGGTAACTCAGAAATGGGAAATCTGCTGCTTAAAGCAGGCGGCAGCTAGAAAGTGTTggaaaagaattcttttcttttctctttcgCAACTCTAAGCGACGCCAAGAAATGTGGTATAACCATAGGTGCCTTTGCTGGGGACCTGCGTTAAAAGGGAGCTTTATTTGCCGAGGTATCACAGAGATGCacggggggtggaactggatgggctttagggtcgctttcaacccaaaccattctatgaaatccaTCGCCTGGGTcttttttaaatggcattttagGCAGATTCCATCCTTTGAGATCTTTGAAGCGCCTGGTTTGCACGCAGCTGctatttcttttacttctccACCGCTAAAGCACAGCTATTCCCTGGGATTCAAAGAATGGGTTATTTGGCTCTGAGGTGCTCGAAGCAGCCAGCCTGGATCCTTCTTGGCTGATACTGCTGATCCAAAAGGCTCAGCTGAGACCTTCCACCCCCTTACCTGCATGTGCCTTGTGGGGTGTCCCTCGGGATGCTCCAGGGGGATGAAGGCTCCTTGGAAGGTgccctggggctgagctgccctCTGCCGTGactccctccttctccttatCCTCTGGGCTTCCAAACGCTCCGCTCTTGCTCTCTTCAGGCTGTGGTCTCCTCTCCGCCCCATCCCAGAGGATGTCTTGGATAAGGAAGGATGTTAGGGGCTTGGAGGGGATGGGCATGGTCTGCTGGGGTGCTGTCGGAGTCCAGTTCATCCCTGcttgggtgctgctgggggccCTCTGCCTCCTCGCGGGGAACACCCCGGcactcatcctcctcttcctctcgCTGCCCAGAAGAACGCTGTCTCCTCACCCTCCCGGCTCTACATTTATCCGGCAGGCAGCCAAGCCTCCCAGGCCTGATTGGAGATCCCTGGCAGGAGTCTACGCCCTTCGGTTGTCTCTTGGCTCGCTGCGGGTTTTCTCGCTGATTGTTGCTCCCTCTTCCCCGCGACGCCCTTCCTCGCTGATCCATGGGATCACAGCCAAAcgccagcctcctcctcctcctttgcctGCCTGTTGCTCCTTTGCAGGCAAATCACCCCTGAGCTCTTataccttcatttttttttgggaaTTGAGATACTCCCAGGGTGGGGGTTTTggtgagaggaggaggggagcagcATCGCTGCCTTGGAGAGATGCTCTGTGATGGGACAGCTTCTGCATCCACTATCCCTCTCCCAGCGAGACGATGCTCTGCTTGCTCTTACTTATGGAAATCATTTATGTCCCAGGGTAAACCCTGGAGGTCTTTGGGAAAATGCTGatcttggggggaaaaaaaaaagaaaattaatggttggggtcttttttttttcttttttttgtgtatttttaagaatttgaggctttttttccaaaccCTTCCACTTTGACGCCCTTTTTGTTTATTGAAAAACAGGGTGAAATGTCAAAAGCATTTTCACCAGGTTTGCAAAGCTGCTCTAACGAGaggtttaaaatgaaagctaagGTATAACAGACAGGGAGAGCGGCTCCGGAGGCAAACGCTTGCACAGAAAGGGGCAGGAGGTTCACGTGAAAATTTAAGCCTAACTTTCAGGCTAATTCCTCCACCAGCTGTGAAACAGGACAGCATTTATTTAAGAAGCCTTAGTGCCTTTATACCCCTCCGTGCAAAGCCCCGTGTTCAAAGGCACCCAAAAAAGAGCCAAACCTTCCTGGTTCCAAGAAAAACCACGAATGGAGCTTTTCgttaagaatattttcaagAGTATCCACTTCGTTTGCAGTTGTTCTTCTAGAGTTTCTGTTTGACAACAACTCACCACTCTAATAACTGTGACCCCCCTCCCAGGttaaaaaatcactttgtcCCATCAGAAGGCAAAGCAATCTGGTGGAGAAGCCCCTGTGGGAGAGGGATTCAGCTCTGTGGATGCAGATGAGGAGCATCCTTGGGGTCTGCAGGCACCCTCTGAGCGATGTATGGATCCAAACAATGacccctgcagccctgctgtctGCAAACTCCTTTTGCTCTCGGAATAATGTAACACTGATCCCTCCCTTTACTCAAGCCCAGCCCCTCTTCTTCAACCGAAAAGCCcaggtgtggggtttttttttgcacctTA encodes the following:
- the NKX3-1 gene encoding homeobox protein Nkx-3.1, producing the protein MSAGVFPARRQRAPSSTQAGMNWTPTAPQQTMPIPSKPLTSFLIQDILWDGAERRPQPEESKSGAFGSPEDKEKEGVTAEGSSAPGHLPRSLHPPGASRGTPHKAHADATAETYLSECAQHPPKQAKRSRAAFSHTQVIELERKFSHQKYLSAPERAHLAKNLHLTETQVKIWFQNRRYKTKRKQVASEISRLDTRLVGQKAAEMPGASLLALRGGWQYLPCLYYLNGWNPSWW